The Salvelinus alpinus chromosome 28, SLU_Salpinus.1, whole genome shotgun sequence genome includes a window with the following:
- the gtsf1 gene encoding gametocyte-specific factor 1 isoform X2, which translates to MSTIRFGSTCSPSKTTLAEPLPRWNDEEGEKADPEDACDPNKLLQCPYDKNHQIRACRFPYHLIKCSKNHPKLASELKTCPFNARHLMPKHELSHHIANCVDRISVNAEDCSAEVQSKWQVPVSTWTNTNCDEDWDKEADISSVPFVWGVSTNLISQNRTEPCTTNNLTPGLRAPRTLPWKM; encoded by the exons ATGTCTACCATCAGATTTGGATCAACTTGTAGTCCTTCGAAGACTACTCTAGCTGAGCCATTGCCACGCTGGAACGATGAGGAAGGGGAAAAGGCTG ATCCAGAAGATGCCTGTGATCCAAATAAACTCCTTCAGTGTCCATACGACAAGAACCATCAGATCCGTGCCTGCCGCTTTCCATACCATCTGATCAAATGCAGCAAA AACCACCCTAAACTGGCCAGTGAATTAAAAACGTGCCCTTTCAACGCCCGCCACCTGATGCCCAAGCATGAGCTTTCACACCACATTGCTAACTGTGTTGACAGAATATCTGTGAATGCAGAAGACT GCAGCGCTGAGGTGCAGAGCAAATGGCAGGTACCTGTTAGCACCTGGACCAACACCAACTGTGATGAGGACTGGGATAAAG AAGCTGATATTTCTTCAGTGCCTTTCGTATGGGGAGTGTCCACAAACCTGATCAGTCAGAACAG GACTGAGCCATGCACTACAAACAATCTTACTCCTGGACTCCGAGCTCCAAGAACTCTGCCCTGGAAAATGT GA
- the gtsf1 gene encoding gametocyte-specific factor 1 isoform X1 encodes MSTIRFGSTCSPSKTTLAEPLPRWNDEEGEKADPEDACDPNKLLQCPYDKNHQIRACRFPYHLIKCSKNHPKLASELKTCPFNARHLMPKHELSHHIANCVDRISVNAEDLGSAEVQSKWQVPVSTWTNTNCDEDWDKEADISSVPFVWGVSTNLISQNRTEPCTTNNLTPGLRAPRTLPWKM; translated from the exons ATGTCTACCATCAGATTTGGATCAACTTGTAGTCCTTCGAAGACTACTCTAGCTGAGCCATTGCCACGCTGGAACGATGAGGAAGGGGAAAAGGCTG ATCCAGAAGATGCCTGTGATCCAAATAAACTCCTTCAGTGTCCATACGACAAGAACCATCAGATCCGTGCCTGCCGCTTTCCATACCATCTGATCAAATGCAGCAAA AACCACCCTAAACTGGCCAGTGAATTAAAAACGTGCCCTTTCAACGCCCGCCACCTGATGCCCAAGCATGAGCTTTCACACCACATTGCTAACTGTGTTGACAGAATATCTGTGAATGCAGAAGACT TAGGCAGCGCTGAGGTGCAGAGCAAATGGCAGGTACCTGTTAGCACCTGGACCAACACCAACTGTGATGAGGACTGGGATAAAG AAGCTGATATTTCTTCAGTGCCTTTCGTATGGGGAGTGTCCACAAACCTGATCAGTCAGAACAG GACTGAGCCATGCACTACAAACAATCTTACTCCTGGACTCCGAGCTCCAAGAACTCTGCCCTGGAAAATGT GA